Genomic DNA from Longimicrobium sp.:
GTTCCGCGTGACGATCATCCTCGAAACCGCTCGCCTGTCGGTCCGCCACTTCACCGCCGATGACACCGCGTTCATCCTGCGGCTTCTCAACGATCCCTCGTTCATCGCCAACATCGGCGACCGCGGGGTGCGGACTGAGGAGGATGCGGCGGCGTACCTGGAGCGCGGACCGATCGCGAGCTACGCGGCGCACGGGCATGGCCTGTACCTGGTGGCGCTGAAGGAGACCGGCGAGCCCGTGGGGATGTGCGGCCTCCTCCGCCGCGAGCAGTTCGAGGACGCGGACATTGGCTACGCCTTCCT
This window encodes:
- a CDS encoding GNAT family N-acetyltransferase, giving the protein MTIILETARLSVRHFTADDTAFILRLLNDPSFIANIGDRGVRTEEDAAAYLERGPIASYAAHGHGLYLVALKETGEPVGMCGLLRREQFEDADIGYAFLPEFRGRGYALESAAAVLDYGRRTLGLTRVLAIVSPGNADSVKVLRKLGFEYAETIAFGADGAEVEGYASEG